A single region of the Gossypium arboreum isolate Shixiya-1 chromosome 12, ASM2569848v2, whole genome shotgun sequence genome encodes:
- the LOC108480705 gene encoding probable phospholipid hydroperoxide glutathione peroxidase isoform X1, translated as MLVRRNLSALAVSASLLLGKRSSPSFNQTLLSFPQISPVYLVSHSIKTGSPRSLVGSLRFDHTMAAQSSKGSVHDFTVKDAKGNDVDLSIYKGKVLLIVNVASQCGLTNSNYTELSKLYEKYKDQGFEILAFPCNQFGGQEPGNNEEILEFACTRFKAEYPIFDKVDVNGENAAPIYKFLKASKGGALGGLLGDDIKWNFAKFLVDKEGHVVDRYAPTTSPISIELIFAEGYKETAWLMFWASSPQALSE; from the exons ATGCTCGTTCGACGAAATCTAAGTGCACTTGCTGTGTCTGCTTCTCTACTTTTAGGAAAGCGTTCCTCACCGAGTTTCAACCAAACCCTTTTGAGTTTTCCACAGATTTCACCAGTTTATCTGGTATCTCACTCGATCAAAACAGGGTCTCCAAGGTCTCTCGTGGGTAGTTTGAGATTTGATCATACTATGGCTGCTCAGTCCTCCAAGGGGTCAGTTCATGACTTCACTGTTAAG GATGCAAAAGGAAATGACGTCGATTTAAGCATTTACAAGGGCAAGGTCCTCTTGATTGTCAATGTTGCATCACAATG TGGCTTGACCAACTCCAACTACACTGAGCTGAGTAAATTGTACGAGAAATATAAAGATCAAG GTTTCGAGATTCTGGCATTTCCATGTAACCAGTTTGGGGGTCAGGAGCCAGGGAACAATGAAGAAATCTTGGAGTTTGCTTGCACTCGCTTTAAAGCTGAATACCCCATATTTGATAAG GTGGATGTGAATGGCGAGAACGCAGCTCCGATATACAAATTCCTGAAGGCTAGCAAAGGTGGAGCTTTGGGTGGACTTCTGGGGGACGACATCAAGTGGAATTTTGCCAAGTTCCTGGTGGATAAAGAGGGACATGTTGTGGATCGTTATGCCCCCACTACTTCCCCTATTAGCATCGAG TTGATATTTGCAGAAGGATATAAAGAAACTGCTTGGCTGATGTTTTGGGCTTCGTCACCTCAGGCTTTGAGTGAATAA
- the LOC108482878 gene encoding glutathione S-transferase T1-like isoform X2: MKLKVYADRMSQPCRAVIIFCKVNGIDYEEIKVHISKGQHLTPEFAEINPMKQLPAIADGRFKLFERYPADVFKRSKIHSVLDWHHSNLRRGAAPYVFNTTIAPILGRPLNPQVAAEAEIILSSSLSKLESFWLKGNGRFLLGGNQPSIADLSLVCELMQLEVLDEKDRTRLLGPHKKVQQWIENTRNATSPHFDEVHRVIMLAKERQQHQRLKAAKNEGGSNMKRPLVSRM; the protein is encoded by the exons ATGAAGCTCAAAGTATATGCAGATCGAATGTCTCAGCCATGTCGTGCTGTCATCATCTTCTGCAA GGTAAATGGTATAGACTATGAGGAGATCAAAGTACACATATCGAAGGGTCAGCATTTAACTCCTGAATTCGCAG AAATAAATCCCATGAAACAGCTGCCTGCCATTGCTGATGGAAGATTTAAGTTGTTTGAGAG GTATCCAGCTGACGTTTTCAAGAGAAGTAAGATACATTCGGTGTTGGATTGGCATCACTCCAACTTACGTCGTGGTGCAG CCCCATATGTTTTCAATACTACAATAGCACCTATACTTGGCCGTCCATTGAATCCACAAGTAGCTGCTGAAGCTGAGATAATTCTGTCCTCATCTCTTTCAAAGCTAGAGTCCTTTTGGCTCAAGGGTAATGGGCGTTTTTTGCTAGGCGGGAACCAACCATCCATAGCAGATCTTAGCCTTGTTTGCGAGTTAATGCAACTTGAG GTTTTGGATGAGAAGGATCGCACTAGGTTATTGGGTCCGCACAAGAAAGTGCAGCAATGGATTGAGAACACAAGAAATGCCACAAGTCCTCACTTTGATGAAGTACATAGAGTCATCATGCTGGCCAAAGAAAGACAACAACATCAGCGGTTAAAGGCAGCAAAAAATGAAGGCGGATCCAACATGAAAAGGCCGTTGGTTTCTAGAATGTGA
- the LOC108482877 gene encoding serine racemase encodes MEVNKEKYAADLSSIKQARARISSFIHKTPLMTSGSLDAISGRRLFFKCECFQKGGAFKFRGACNAIFSLDDQQAAKGVVTHSSGNHAAALALAAKLRGITSYIVIPKNAPQCKVQNVVRYGGQVIWSETTIKSREETATKVQQETGAALIHPYNDGRIISGQGTISLELLEQAPHIDTIVVPISGGGLISGVALAAKSINPAIRVLAAEPKGANDAAQSKAAGRIVTLPETNTVADGLRAFLGEFTWPIVRDLVDDVITVDDTEIIKAMRLCYEILKVAVEPSGAIGLAAVLSDSFRTNPAWKDCNQIGIILSGGNVDLEVLWNSFSK; translated from the exons ATGGAAGTAAACAAGGAGAAGTATGCTGCTGATCTCTCCTCTATCAAACAAGCACGGGCGCGCATCAGTTCTTTCATACACAAAACTCCACTTATGACCTCAGGATCCCTGGATGCTATTTCTGGAAGGAGGCTGTTCTTCAAGTGTGAATGTTTCCAAAAGGG GGGAGCATTCAAATTCAGAGGTGCTTGTAATGCTATATTTTCACTTGATGATCAGCAGGCTGCTAAGGGAGTTGTAACTCATAGCAG TGGTAACCATGCTGCAGCATTGGCTTTGGCTGCAAAGTTACGCGGGATCACTTCATATATAGTTATACCGAAGAATGCTCCGCAGTGCAAAGTTCAGAATGTTGTGCGTTATGGTGGTCAGGTTATATGGAGTGAGACAACAATCAAGTCGAGGGAGGAAACTGCAACCAAGGTGCAGCAAGAAACTGGGGCTGCTCTTATACATCCATATAATGATGGACGCATTATAAG TGGGCAGGGTACCATATCCTTGGAGCTTTTAGAGCAAGCCCCTCATATAGACACTATAGTAGTTCCCATCAGTG GAGGTGGCTTGATATCAGGGGTGGCATTGGCTGCCAAGTCAATCAATCCTGCCATTCGAGTTTTGGCTGCTGAACCAAAGGGAGCAAATGATGCAGCTCAATCAAAAGCAGCCGGTAGAATTGTAACCTTACCTGAAACAAATACGGTTGCTGATGGCCTGAGAGCTTTCCTTGGTGAATTCACCTG GCCCATAGTACGTGACCTCGTCGACGACGTAATTACAGTAGACGATACTGAAATAATCAAAGCAATGAGACTCTGCTATGAGATCCTTAAAGTTGCAGTTGAACCAAGTGGAGCCATAGGTCTAGCAGCTGTCTTATCTGATAGCTTCAGGACCAACCCTGCCTGGAAGGACTGCAACCAAATAGGAATTATACTTTCAGGAGGTAATGTAGATCTTGAAGTGCTGTGGAATTCATTTAGCAAATGA
- the LOC108482876 gene encoding uncharacterized protein LOC108482876, which yields MFSKESMLQRSGLARHFFEKPSWRPPPLKRKTPTTTALLVLTVFLMAAFVTYSSWIDTSGDFLEHSTDKTVVISEKPKIAVRRIEIPLKCTKNKNQTQTCPKNYYPKTFQTEDIDPSLNPICPDYFRWIHEDLRPWKTSGITRDMVERANRTATFHLVIKGGKAYVKNFRKAIQTRDVFTIWGILQLLRKYPGKLPDLEIMFDTEDRPVIKSRDYKGPNATAPPPLFRYCGDKETLDIVFPDWSFWGWAEINIKPWDSILKDIKEGKKRKWIDREPYAYWKGNPFVDEKRQDLLKCNVTDQQEWNARLFIQDWILESQQGFKQSNVADQCTYRYKIYIEGYAWSVSEKYILACDSVTLIVQPQFYDFFMRSMQPVEHYWPIRNDDKCRSLKFAVDWGNNHKKKAHEIGKAASSFMQEQLKMDYIYDYMYHLLNEYAKLLKFKPRIPEGAMELCSEVMACQAEGLEGRKKKFMMESLVKGPSITNPCTLPPPYDTRALAAFLRRKNNSILQVKKWEKGYWESLTSSS from the exons atgttcagTAAGGAATCCATGTTGCAGAGATCTGGACTGGCTAGACATTTCTTTGAGAAACCTTCATGGCGGCCTCCTccattgaaaagaaaaactcCTACTACCACTGCTCTTCTTGTCTTAACCGTTTTTCTCATGGCTGCTTTTGTTACATATTCCTCATGGATTGACACT TCTGGGGATTTTCTCGAGCATTCAACGGACAAGACCGTGGTAATATCAGAGAAACCAAAAATTGCAGTACGGAGGATTGAAATCCCACTGAAATGCACCAAAAATAAAAACCAGACACAAACATGTCCAAAGAATTATTACCCCAAGACATTCCAAACGGAAGACATTGACCCTTCGTTAAACCCTATTTGCCCTGATTATTTCAGATGGATCCACGAAGATTTACGGCCCTGGAAAACCTCGGGGATCACCCGGGACATGGTGGAAAGAGCTAACAGAACAGCAACATTTCACCTCGTAATCAAAGGAGGAAAAGCCTACGTTAAAAACTTCAGAAAAGCCATTCAAACAAGAGATGTTTTCACCATCTGGGGCATCTTACAACTCCTCAGGAAGTACCCCGGAAAGCTACCGGACCTTGAAATCATGTTCGACACTGAAGATAGGCCGGTGATTAAATCAAGGGACTACAAAGGACCAAATGCAACAGCCCCACCACCATTGTTTCGCTACTGTGGAGATAAAGAAACGTTGGATATAGTCTTTCCTGATTGGTCCTTCTGGGGATG gGCTGAGATAAATATAAAACCATGGGACAGCATATTGAAAGATATTAAAGAGGGAAAGAAGAGGAAATGGATAGATAGGGAACCATATGCCTACTGGAAAGGGAATCCATTTGTGGACGAGAAAAGGCAGGACCTTCTTAAATGTAATGTCACTGATCAACAGGAGTGGAATGCTCGCCTGTTTATCCAG GACTGGATCCTTGAAAGCCAGCAAGGTTTTAAACAATCCAACGTTGCAGATCAATGCACATATAG GTACAAGATCTACATTGAAGGGTATGCATGGTCTGTTAGTGAAAAATACATTCTGGCCTGTGATTCTGTTACATTGATTGTACAGCCTCAGTTCTATGACTTCTTCATGAGAAGCATGCAGCCTGTGGAGCATTACTGGCCTATAAGGAATGATGACAAATGCAGATCCCTTAAGTTTGCTGTGGACTGGGGCAACAATCACAAAAAGAAG GCACATGAAATAGGAAAAGCAGCCAGTAGCTTTATGCAGGAGCAGCTAAAAATGGACTACATTTATGATTACATGTATCATTTGTTAAATGAGTATGCCAAGTTGTTGAAATTTAAGCCAAGAATACCTGAAGGAGCCATGGAGTTGTGCTCAGAGGTAATGGCTTGTCAAGCAGAAGGGCTCGAAGGGCGAAAAAAGAAGTTCATGATGGAATCATTGGTGAAAGGTCCTTCAATCACAAATCCGTGCACCTTGCCACCTCCTTATGACACTCGAGCTCTTGCAGCATTTCTCAGAAGAAAAAATAACTCAATATTGCAAGTGAAGAAATGGGAGAAAGGTTATTGGGAAAGTCTAACAAGCAGTAGTTGA
- the LOC108482878 gene encoding glutathione S-transferase T1-like isoform X1 codes for MKLKVYADRMSQPCRAVIIFCKVNGIDYEEIKVHISKGQHLTPEFAEINPMKQLPAIADGRFKLFESHAILIYLACAFPGVADHWYPADVFKRSKIHSVLDWHHSNLRRGAAPYVFNTTIAPILGRPLNPQVAAEAEIILSSSLSKLESFWLKGNGRFLLGGNQPSIADLSLVCELMQLEVLDEKDRTRLLGPHKKVQQWIENTRNATSPHFDEVHRVIMLAKERQQHQRLKAAKNEGGSNMKRPLVSRM; via the exons ATGAAGCTCAAAGTATATGCAGATCGAATGTCTCAGCCATGTCGTGCTGTCATCATCTTCTGCAA GGTAAATGGTATAGACTATGAGGAGATCAAAGTACACATATCGAAGGGTCAGCATTTAACTCCTGAATTCGCAG AAATAAATCCCATGAAACAGCTGCCTGCCATTGCTGATGGAAGATTTAAGTTGTTTGAGAG CCATGCCATTCTTATCTATCTTGCTTGCGCATTTCCTGGTGTTGCAGACCATTG GTATCCAGCTGACGTTTTCAAGAGAAGTAAGATACATTCGGTGTTGGATTGGCATCACTCCAACTTACGTCGTGGTGCAG CCCCATATGTTTTCAATACTACAATAGCACCTATACTTGGCCGTCCATTGAATCCACAAGTAGCTGCTGAAGCTGAGATAATTCTGTCCTCATCTCTTTCAAAGCTAGAGTCCTTTTGGCTCAAGGGTAATGGGCGTTTTTTGCTAGGCGGGAACCAACCATCCATAGCAGATCTTAGCCTTGTTTGCGAGTTAATGCAACTTGAG GTTTTGGATGAGAAGGATCGCACTAGGTTATTGGGTCCGCACAAGAAAGTGCAGCAATGGATTGAGAACACAAGAAATGCCACAAGTCCTCACTTTGATGAAGTACATAGAGTCATCATGCTGGCCAAAGAAAGACAACAACATCAGCGGTTAAAGGCAGCAAAAAATGAAGGCGGATCCAACATGAAAAGGCCGTTGGTTTCTAGAATGTGA
- the LOC128285690 gene encoding glutathione S-transferase T1-like has protein sequence MPDRMSQPSRAVIFFCKVNGIEYEEIKVHIPKAINLMQKLPAIADGRFKLFESHAIHIYLAYAFPGVATIGRVVPEAIR, from the exons ATGCCAGATCGAATGTCTCAGCCATCTCGTGCTGTCATCTTCTTCTGCAA GGTAAATGGTATAGAATATGAGGAGATCAAAGTCCATATCCCAAAGG CAATAAATCTCATGCAAAAGCTGCCTGCCATTGCTGATGGAAGATTTAAGTTGTTTGAGAG CCATGCCATTCATATCTATCTTGCTTATGCGTTTCCTGGAGTTGCGACTATTG GCAGGGTTGTTCCTGAAGCTATCAGATAA
- the LOC108480705 gene encoding probable phospholipid hydroperoxide glutathione peroxidase isoform X2, translated as MLVRRNLSALAVSASLLLGKRSSPSFNQTLLSFPQISPVYLVSHSIKTGSPRSLVGSLRFDHTMAAQSSKGSVHDFTVKDAKGNDVDLSIYKGKVLLIVNVASQCGLTNSNYTELSKLYEKYKDQGFEILAFPCNQFGGQEPGNNEEILEFACTRFKAEYPIFDKVDVNGENAAPIYKFLKASKGGALGGLLGDDIKWNFAKFLVDKEGHVVDRYAPTTSPISIEKDIKKLLG; from the exons ATGCTCGTTCGACGAAATCTAAGTGCACTTGCTGTGTCTGCTTCTCTACTTTTAGGAAAGCGTTCCTCACCGAGTTTCAACCAAACCCTTTTGAGTTTTCCACAGATTTCACCAGTTTATCTGGTATCTCACTCGATCAAAACAGGGTCTCCAAGGTCTCTCGTGGGTAGTTTGAGATTTGATCATACTATGGCTGCTCAGTCCTCCAAGGGGTCAGTTCATGACTTCACTGTTAAG GATGCAAAAGGAAATGACGTCGATTTAAGCATTTACAAGGGCAAGGTCCTCTTGATTGTCAATGTTGCATCACAATG TGGCTTGACCAACTCCAACTACACTGAGCTGAGTAAATTGTACGAGAAATATAAAGATCAAG GTTTCGAGATTCTGGCATTTCCATGTAACCAGTTTGGGGGTCAGGAGCCAGGGAACAATGAAGAAATCTTGGAGTTTGCTTGCACTCGCTTTAAAGCTGAATACCCCATATTTGATAAG GTGGATGTGAATGGCGAGAACGCAGCTCCGATATACAAATTCCTGAAGGCTAGCAAAGGTGGAGCTTTGGGTGGACTTCTGGGGGACGACATCAAGTGGAATTTTGCCAAGTTCCTGGTGGATAAAGAGGGACATGTTGTGGATCGTTATGCCCCCACTACTTCCCCTATTAGCATCGAG AAGGATATAAAGAAACTGCTTGGCTGA